A single region of the Gloeocapsa sp. DLM2.Bin57 genome encodes:
- a CDS encoding IS1380 family transposase — MKKFAANLPLNFAAQKALEVKFSGLDLSSDAGLLLVKQAEKNLKVCEGIADCLEDNREQHKVKHPLFQLVSQRIYQIAAGYEDTNDSNYLRHDPIFKIICDKIPRIGAELLASQPTISRLENQITKQEIKAIRRFFIDKFIENHPEAPQQIVLDIDGFDAFTHGHQQLSLFHGYYGHQIYFPVLINEAKSGYPLILQLRAGNSHAGKGILGLLRWLFWRLRKAWPDVKIIWRGDGGFSLPEIINLCERKEVKYVFGFSNNAVLKRKINYLLDQARLEYFRTLQKARLFDDVYYAAKTWEKPRRIVMKAEWLEKGANPRFLVTNLETEAQELYDNFYVQRGATSEHRIKELKLGLNGDRLSCRKFIVNQFRLFLCQAAYILMLEIRASAQGTRLAIAQVSRLRETIVKIAAKVSVSLRRILVELAAHCPLADDIQVIVERLTSGQQLIFC, encoded by the coding sequence ATGAAAAAGTTTGCGGCCAATCTCCCCTTAAATTTTGCTGCCCAGAAAGCTTTAGAAGTTAAGTTTTCTGGACTAGATTTAAGTTCAGATGCGGGATTGTTGCTAGTTAAGCAAGCAGAAAAAAATCTCAAAGTGTGTGAAGGGATAGCCGATTGTTTAGAAGACAATAGAGAACAGCATAAAGTTAAACATCCTCTATTTCAGTTAGTAAGTCAAAGAATCTATCAAATAGCAGCAGGATACGAAGATACTAATGATAGTAATTACTTGCGTCATGACCCAATTTTCAAGATTATCTGTGATAAAATCCCCAGAATAGGAGCAGAATTATTAGCAAGTCAACCGACGATTAGTAGGTTAGAGAATCAAATAACTAAACAAGAAATTAAAGCTATACGTCGTTTTTTTATCGATAAATTCATTGAAAATCATCCTGAAGCTCCACAACAAATAGTTTTAGATATAGATGGCTTTGATGCTTTTACTCATGGACACCAACAATTGAGCTTATTTCATGGTTACTATGGGCATCAAATTTACTTTCCTGTATTAATTAATGAGGCGAAAAGTGGTTATCCCTTAATTCTACAACTAAGAGCGGGAAATTCTCACGCAGGGAAAGGAATTTTAGGATTATTAAGATGGTTATTTTGGCGTTTAAGAAAGGCTTGGCCTGATGTCAAAATCATCTGGCGGGGAGATGGAGGATTTTCTTTACCTGAAATCATAAATCTTTGCGAACGAAAAGAGGTAAAATATGTTTTTGGCTTTAGTAATAATGCTGTTTTGAAACGGAAAATTAATTACCTTCTTGACCAAGCGAGATTAGAATATTTTCGCACTCTCCAAAAAGCTCGTTTATTTGATGATGTTTATTATGCCGCTAAGACTTGGGAAAAACCTCGCCGAATTGTCATGAAAGCAGAATGGTTAGAAAAAGGTGCAAATCCTCGATTTTTGGTGACTAATTTAGAGACAGAGGCACAAGAACTTTACGATAATTTTTATGTTCAAAGGGGAGCAACTTCCGAGCATCGAATCAAAGAATTAAAACTTGGACTGAACGGGGATCGTCTCAGTTGTCGTAAATTTATTGTCAATCAATTTCGCTTATTTCTTTGCCAAGCAGCTTATATTTTAATGCTTGAAATTCGAGCATCTGCACAGGGAACAAGATTGGCAATTGCTCAAGTTTCTCGTTTACGGGAAACCATCGTTAAAATTGCCGCAAAAGTTAGTGTTTCCCTTAGACGAATTCTAGTAGAATTAGCGGCTCATTGTCCTTTAGCCGATGATATTCAAGTAATAGTAGAACGATTAACTTCTGGTCAACAATTAATTTTTTGCTAA